The Pochonia chlamydosporia 170 chromosome 3, whole genome shotgun sequence genome contains the following window.
TTTCACTTTCAATTTCACCCCACCATGGTGCCCCTCCCCCGCCATCGCGCAACCAAGGAAGCCGCTTCTAAACGCCCGACAACGGCGAGAAGCTTAATCGACATTCCGAGTTTTGAGATGTCATTAGCTCCGATTCTGCTCACGCTTGACAGATTCGCCATTTACCACATAAATACTGCTGCAGGGAACGACCAGTTCTCACTCCAGTCGCGCCCCAGCTCGTATTTACGTGCATAACGACAACAAGTCGAAAACAACCAGAATAGCTAATTCGACAACAGCGCTGAACAGTCCTCAACatggcttcctcaactcCCATCAAGAAGGTCTGCCTTATTGGCGCCAACGGAACGGTCGGTTCAGTCATCACAAAGGAGATCGTCAAGGCCGGCTGCTTCGACATGTCTGTTCTACGACGCTCCAATTCGTCCTCGCTTTCACCAGCTGGTGTCACTGAGATTCCCATCTCACCCGCCCTCGGTTTAGAGGAGCTTACGAAAGCTCTGGCCGGCCAGGACGCCGTTGTGGCCGCATTCCCGCTGAAGGACGTATCGGAGCACCTTCGTCTAGCAGAAGCAGCCTTCAATGCAGGTGTTCTTCGCTACATCCCCGCAGACTACGGGAGCTGTGATGCTGCCAGCCCTCAAGCCCAGCACCATCTGAAGCTGTACCGGGACAAGACCGCCGTACGGGTCAAGTGTGAAGAGCTTGCGGACAAGGCAGCTGCAGACCCGACAGGTGCTAGCCCATTCACATGGACGTCCATTATTTGCGGCCACTTTTTCGACTATGGCCTCCGAAGTGGCCTGCTCCATTTCGACATTGACACCGAACGAGCACAGATCCTCGATGCTGGAGACATCAAAGCATCGGCATCTACTCTCCGCCGCGTCGGGGAGTCGGTAGTTCGTGTTCTTCAGCGTCAGGAAGCTACTCGTAACCGTGCTGTGTATGTCCAAAGCTTCTGCCCAACACAGCTTGAAATCCTGGCATCACTCGAGCGTGCTACCGGCAACAAATGGCACACGCAGCATCTAGACTCTAATGCCTTTCTGGATCGCGAGACCAAGCGCCTGGCCGCTGGTGATCATGAGGCCGTCGAGGAGATTGTTTTTGTTCTGGGCACTGTGGACGCGGACTGGACTCGCAAGGACGGATATGCAATGGAGTTGTTGGGTTTGGAGGACGAGAACTTAGATGAGGTGATTTGCGAGGTGCTGGCTGCtcacaaagccaaggcaTAAATTGACGGCCATACTGAGAGGCTGTTTGCGACTTAATTGACGAGATAGAGAATGCGCTGTATAAACAATTTATGCGCATTAGTTTATAAGTCACTCTGTGCCTCGTGGTTTGATTCATTTTGGCCAGCATAAAAACTGCATCGGCATAGAGAACCAGCATGGTGGGAACCACGACAAAATGAGCTGGCAAGCCGAACTATGATCTTTGTATTAAATGCATCTTGAGAGCTTCCCCTTGCTGGCTCCCAAGATTCATGAGTTGCAGACGAAGCAACCCTGAGAGAACCGCCCAATTTCCAGACTTCGTCAAGTCACCTCGGTCCGCCCTGAACAATAGGATCATAATTCCACGTCGACGCTGAGCTCTTAGTAAGTCTTCATCAGTCATAATACTTGCAAATCGAAAGATAGTTAAAGAAAGACAATTTTTTCTGGTCTATCGCTAAGGAATGTTGACAATCTGCTCCTCAATACACGCGTTCTTCCAAACACATGATCTCCCACATAGGCCTCCCCTCTAGCCCTCGTCGGCCTTCACACCAACCAGAATCCATAGATGGCCCAAGTCGCCCAAACCATCCAACCACTTTTTCGCGCATTaagtttttttttcttcggCAGAGTGAGTAGAATCAGTCTCGGTGTGTGCCTCCgcctcctttgccttctcaTCCTGGTCCTTCTTCAAATCCCAGCAACTAACAACAAAAACGAGGAAGCGGAAAATGCTTTAATAGTTTCATGGTTAGTATCAAGACGACATGAGATAAACAGGTTGACGATTACGTACAAGGCAGCGGTTGCCAAGGCCGCGCTCGCCCAGTTCAAGGCAGAGATGATGCCGTCTTCCGGTTCCCATTCcgacttcaacttcaacacccAGGCAGCTAAAACGCAAGCACCTACGTAGACAGTCATAAAGCCGTCCACGAGATGACGAACAACTAGAGGCATTACGCGGGGCCTAAATGCAAGCCAGAACCTCATAATCACGACTACATCCCAAATTGCAGAAATAATGCACTAAGAAATGTCAGCACACGCTCTCCTTATGTCGTGTCGTGGTGTAATACATACCGCATGAAAGAGGACCCTTAGCGCCACCGTGTCGCCCATCACACCTGCAATTATCGCAACGACTATCACCCCCAACGAGCAAATCAAGGGCAACGATTGGCAAAGCACCCGAACCTTCCAGTGCGTTGCTTGACTGTTGTTGGTTTTTGTCACCCCTGAGGTGGAGTCCATTCTGTTCTTTCCTCCAACAGAGTTTTGTCGCTGGGTGAGCTTCGAATCCGTCGTTGTTGGGTTCATCTTTGTTTCGGAGGTCGGTGTGGTGGAAAACCAAGAGACAATTGAATAAACTAGCGACATTAAGCAAAGTGCTCTTTGTCAATCGTCTCAACGGCTTACACTCTCGGGAGCTGGCGTTCTTATTTGGAGCTATGGTACTGCTGTGCCGTCATGGGTGGGTTGGTCGCGTGCTCTGGTTTGCTTTGCTGGCCAAATGGTGATTGATGCGGACAAAGTAAGAGAAGAAATGTTGCGAGTGGCCGAATCAAATACTCTTTGGCCTCTGAACTCATTCATCCTGTTTAAAGTAGCCATGTTGAGTGAATAAGACGCCGCTTTATGTTCAGTGGTGCTTCTTCATAAGTACTGAACCTACCCGTCCGGGTCAGGCGATCAACTTGGGCATTGGTGCTATGAACAGTATTTTGAATTTGGCTGAAAGTGTCCCTCTGAAAGTTTCTTTGTCCTCGGCCAACCAAGATTAGATGTAGTTCTGTCTGTGTTGTATTCCGCACGTCAAAACTCGCAAGTTCATATGAGGCAACATGATTCCAGTGTTGTGAGAACAGTTGATATACAAAATCATAGTACCTAAATCTTCCGTTGTCATAGCAGGCTTTTTCCGAGTTTCGCTAGACCAACCGATTCACAACCCGCAGCATAGGCTCAAATCTGTATTTCTCTTGCTCATGTcgaacaacaacagcacagTCCCTGCTTTCTCGAAATATAGCAAAGGTAGTCTGTACAATTTTGCTTGCACACTCAGATTTGAAACAGCATTCCATACTAGACATGCTCATGTTCAGATTCAAGTGAGAAAGGATGGTTACACACATCGTCGGCGTCTAAGTTGCGGTCGTGTAACTTGAGAGTAATCCAAGTCAGCTTCTGGTGTGCTGTTCGACAGTATCTCTGCGAACAGGTGCGCCTTTTCAAGCTTCAACTGAGATATTGGCTTTCTTGAGCTGGAACATGTCACAGAGATGAGGCAATGTTCGATCACTGAAACGACGGTGTAAGCTGTGTGTTTTTGCCATAGATGGCACGTCGTCTGGTCACTAATAGTTTCCACTGATCGACC
Protein-coding sequences here:
- a CDS encoding NmrA family transcriptional regulator (similar to Metarhizium acridum CQMa 102 XP_007814058.1) yields the protein MASSTPIKKVCLIGANGTVGSVITKEIVKAGCFDMSVLRRSNSSSLSPAGVTEIPISPALGLEELTKALAGQDAVVAAFPLKDVSEHLRLAEAAFNAGVLRYIPADYGSCDAASPQAQHHLKLYRDKTAVRVKCEELADKAAADPTGASPFTWTSIICGHFFDYGLRSGLLHFDIDTERAQILDAGDIKASASTLRRVGESVVRVLQRQEATRNRAVYVQSFCPTQLEILASLERATGNKWHTQHLDSNAFLDRETKRLAAGDHEAVEEIVFVLGTVDADWTRKDGYAMELLGLEDENLDEVICEVLAAHKAKA